The Arachis ipaensis cultivar K30076 chromosome B03, Araip1.1, whole genome shotgun sequence region GCAACCGCTTCTGCGGCATCCTCCCAAGAACACTAAGCAACCTCAGTCTCCTTCACGAGCTTGATCTTAGCAACAACAGATTTGTTGGACCTTTTCCAACGGTTGTTCTTTCCCTTCCTTCCCTCAGATACCTTGACATTCGGTTCAACGAATTCGAAGGCTCATTGCCTGTTGATCTCTTTAACAAAACCTTTGATGCAATATTTCTCAATAACAACCGTCTTAGCAGTTCCATCCCACGAAGCTTCGGCCGAATCTCGGCCTCTGTCCTGGTTTTCGCCAACAACAGATTCGGAGGCTGTCTTCCAGAAAGCATAGTAAACTTAGCTGAAACACTGGAAGAGCTTGTCATGATCAACACCAGTTTACAAGGTTGTTTGCCACAGCAAGTTGGATTTCTCTACAAATTAAGAGTATTTGATGTTAGTTTCAACAAAATTGTTGGCCCAATTCCTTATAGCCTTGCAGGGCTTTCTCATTTGGAGCAGCTCAATTTGGCACACAATATGATGACCGGCATAGTCCCTATGGGAGTTTGTGAGCTTCCCAACTTGGCCAATTTCACATTTTCTTATAACTTCTTCTGCGAGGAAGAGGGAATTTGCCGGAACTTGACATCAAAAAGAACTGTCTTTGATGATCGCCGCAACTGTTTGCCGGAGAAACCGCTACAGAGGAGCAAGAAGGAGTGCAATGCTGTAAATCAGAACCCTGTTGATTGCATAAAACTTTGTTGTACCACAGAAGGTGGTTTTGGAAACAATGTCACAAGTTCTAGCTCAATGCCAACAATGCCTATTTCTGCACCTCCTTTTATTGCACCAAGCCACCCATGATCTGAATTAGACAATCACTTAGTACATTGTTATTAATGGTGTGTTAAGTTGTTCATCTATGTGTTTATATAGTTGTGTCATATGCTCAGTTGTACTATCTTtggtttgtttttttctttttgctttctttgtttttagGAGAATGTTGTATCTAGCATGTTTGCAGACTATCTTTATGTGAATACTAGGTTCAAATTTCAAAAGGTAATGTTATTTGAAGGACATTACATTACATGCAGgaatttgaattttttgtttttttttttttgttttaatcctCTGAGAAAAGTGATCCATTCATGCTTTAAGAATGGATTAGTGTAGAATTGTTACTACTGTTAGTTTCCCAAGACATATCAATAAAAAGGGCAGATACAATCTTAGCATGTGTTAATCCCAGAAAATTTGGTATGCAATATACAATATGTCAATATCAAAAAGCAGCCGCTAAGAATAACTATCAAATTACTTGAAAAGCCAGAAATGCTTTTACACCAGTTAATATTGTTTTTATTATCAGTTTCTCCAACATTTGACGGCATTAATCAGCACTATtttttcattttgatttgagttggCTAATTATCTTTTTTGTTGCAAAAGCAAAGAGTAGATGAAATTCACATTGGATACTGGCACCATTAACATAATTTGTGATTTCACTGTTGTCTATTGGTTATTTATCCCTCTCAAAATTCTAACAGCATGTTCTTGGTCTCTATATTATATTATGATCTTCAGTCCACATGAGTATAATGCTCCACAAGCACAGGTTGGGATTGGTTTAAACTCATCAAGTTCTTCCCAAATTTCCTTAAGTTTAGTGAAATATGCAGTGATGGATAGATCTCCCTAATTCATTGCAAACATCTCCTCTTGAAGATAAGCTTTTCGAAACAAATCACCTTCGTAGAATCTATCATAGAATCTGTGTTTGAGATCGTTCCAGAACTCCGAAGTCACCTTACAccaaagaacactttgaagaatctCTACGCTTAGGAAAGAATGCAACCACGATAGTACAAAGGTGTTGCATCTGACTCAAGTTTCATAGGTTGAGTCAGTTTTTTTCAGGTTCGGAATGGTTCCATCAATGAATCCCAACTTGTTCTTCGATTTGATGGATAGCCAAATCGATCTCATCCATAAGTAATAATTTCGAGTTGTAAGAGGAGTTTGAGTTAGTAATAAACCTCGGCTTTCATTTGGATGGAGGTAGAAGGACTTGTCTGATCTTGAATTGGTTCAATGTTGATATCCCTACTTGCGTTTGAAGGTTAGTGTTCCAAGGGTTATTTATAAAACATTGATTTGGGTCTGAACGTGAAGTCCAGATCCCTTAATATGACAACGTTCGACTTTTTTGGTGCCGAGGTGTCGCCTGTCCGAGTTTCTCGTGAGAAGGtagggggtggtacctacaagagactccgatacttaagttaacaAGGGTTTTAAGCAGGTTTTAAGTAGAGTAGAACGTGAATTATACCTGGGAGTTTCAGTGCATTTATAGTAGAATAGCTAACCACCTTTATTGGAGTAGTTCTATCTTTTCTAAATGTAGCGGAGAAATATCCAGAGGCAGTCACTCATTCAAATCAAGTAGAATTGGATCTCTTTGTTGATGTccaacctctttaaagaggtcgggttTATAATGAAGTCCACTTTTATTGGTGGACCTTTTGTATTATTGGGTCTGGCTCTTATTTATTGGATTAAGGTATGAACAGCTGGCAAATTGATTCATTAATCTCATGAGGTTT contains the following coding sequences:
- the LOC107632616 gene encoding leucine-rich repeat extensin-like protein 4 translates to MKDLTSLHILMKSLVIYHSHKEMGLLSSSYSSSSFTTFVLFLFLVQLSCFFKNLNAKHSVANGQNRGGHHHHHNTRNPRLDGAFLALQAWKSVIYSDPKNFTGNWVGPRVCNYTGVYCAPSQDDPKVTVVAGIDLNHGDIAGFLPAELGLLSDLALLHLNSNRFCGILPRTLSNLSLLHELDLSNNRFVGPFPTVVLSLPSLRYLDIRFNEFEGSLPVDLFNKTFDAIFLNNNRLSSSIPRSFGRISASVLVFANNRFGGCLPESIVNLAETLEELVMINTSLQGCLPQQVGFLYKLRVFDVSFNKIVGPIPYSLAGLSHLEQLNLAHNMMTGIVPMGVCELPNLANFTFSYNFFCEEEGICRNLTSKRTVFDDRRNCLPEKPLQRSKKECNAVNQNPVDCIKLCCTTEGGFGNNVTSSSSMPTMPISAPPFIAPSHP